Proteins encoded in a region of the Zea mays cultivar B73 chromosome 4, Zm-B73-REFERENCE-NAM-5.0, whole genome shotgun sequence genome:
- the LOC100281026 gene encoding acyl carrier protein 2, producing the protein MATLSAISANVGYCKAPTLSWKGSGVPGRIVVSMSTTRRGLVSLRRRSPRFRVYAAKAETVSKVMDIVKQQLALAADVGLTAETKFTDLGADSLDTVEIVMTLEEEFKITVEEDNAQSIATIQDAADLIDKLVDQKPRDSD; encoded by the exons atggccaccttgtccgccatctCTGCCAACGTCGGCTACTGCAAGGCACCAACCCTGAGCTGGAAG GGAAGCGGAGTACCAGGCCGGATTGTGGTCTCCATGTCCACCACCCGAAGAGGCCTCGTCTCCCTAAGACGACGATCCCCTCGGTTTCGCGTCTACGCG GCGAAGGCGGAGACGGTGAGCAAGGTGATGGACATCGTGAAGCAGCAGCTGGCGCTGGCGGCGGACGTGGGGCTGACGGCGGAGACCAAGTTCACGGACCTCGGCGCCGACTCGCTGGACACGGTGGAGATCGTCATGACGCTGGAGGAGGAGTTCAAGATCACCGTCGAGGAGGACAATGCCCAGAGCATCGCCACCATCCAGGACGCCGCCGACCTCATCGACAAGCTCGTCGACCAGAAGCCACGAGACAGCGACTGA